Part of the Quercus lobata isolate SW786 chromosome 6, ValleyOak3.0 Primary Assembly, whole genome shotgun sequence genome, GGCAGCCTCCTTAGCCAACTCCTACCATTTCATGGCATTCCCTTCTCATTTATTTCCCTCTCTTTCCATCTCCCACGACCAATTCCAAGTACATCTTAATCTCATTACCTTTTATAATCCCACCATTATTTGTTGTCACCTTCACGCTCATCTTCAACACATCTTCAATCAACTTCACATTTGTCCCTTGATTCGGCCATTTTGAAAATGCTACCATTGGCACCCCTAATGTGTCACAAAGCATGCATCCCATTGAATGATGTGATAGAACATCCACTTGGGAATTTTTATGTTCAAAAATCAGACAACATAAGATAAGGATCGGttcaagttaattttttttttttaaaagttcataagttgaatttatataaatttaaatttaaataggaGTTGGTTCCTATTTTTTAGGAGTGGTTAGGATTTCAGGTTTTGCTATTTATGTGctttgaaaaaattaatgaaagttgaagaaaaaaattaaccaaaaagtatactctttctaaaaaattaacccaaaaagtATACTCTTTCTCTCAAGTTCAAGAGgcttttccctaaaaaaaaagtttaggaaGCCAGTCACCTCGAACCAACTaagttatcttttatttttatggttcataacattaaaaataatattttttatatgttgtaaataaataaaccttcatttttatcaattttctttttattcattgGAATCCATTTTCCAATTCTTCTTCTACATAACGGTTCTTCTATGGTCATCGATCTAAGTGTATTTATGTATGTACAATTGTGTTTATGTAAATTGAAGAACCACCTTCATTGGCAGCCTCCCTAGCCAACAATAATCAACCACCTAAAATATTTGCTTTCATTTCATTAGCAAACCAACACTCTTTTAACAAAAACATCTTCAATCTCATTGATAATTGCTTAAAATTACACTGTTATCTTAGTTTTGGTAGGCAATATCACTTCAATTGAGTGTTTAATTACACGTAAATATATTACTTTGAAAGATTTCTTTGAAATATACTCACTTAGTGTATTTTTATCTAATAGGAAATTAAAACCAATCAGCTAATCATACAGATAAGCACTCCAAAGAATCCAAAGGTCAAGATCAATTAGGACATGgtttttgaagtattaaacaagacaaagatgtgtgaaaataaaaaaaaaaaaggaaaggaaaaaaatttgttcaagcCGAAATTGGGAAAATCTTGATATCTATGACTCTTCCATTCGAAGGTTTGATTCCAATTCTTTTTATGCCATCGCCGGAAGAGATCATGTTGTGTTGGGTTCTAATGCTGATTGAGAAACAGAAGAGTAAGTTCATGAACCGTTCATCAAGCGAGAGCCCGCAGatagaaaatgaaatattgTCAATCACCTGGAAAGATCCTGTGCTTTCTTGCTATTTTTACCATAAATTTTTGCACAAATTTCTGATTGCCCTGATTCTTGTGACCACGAAAAGAAGACTCAAAGATATACAATTTTGTAGTTCGTCACTAATTCAGGAAAATCaatgtaattaattttgttCTGCTCCAGTCAAAACAGCTAAAATATCTTATACCGACATGCAATCCAAAATAGTAATACCACATGTTCAACTTCGGATCAAATTCTAGCCAATTGGAGGAATTTCGGCCATAccagttttgaatctttttattttaaaaaaaaaaatcctacttttttacttttggtCCTCTGTCAAATGTCAATCTGTCTTTGCTTTTtacttttgtattttgtttgaTATGTTGTCCGTTACTCTTCCATCAATGCATGCTCTGTCCTCCACtcggttttaaaatttttctttgtcttgTTTTAGTGTAGAGTAATATTACCTCCAAagattattttataatatttttataaattattgatatgataaatttttactAGGTTTCATTTAGACCCActactaacatcatttttttacataCCAATAATCATTCAATATATCAgcagtttataaaataatttgtgcctatagtattttcttttggtgTAATACTCTTCCTTCAATGCTCTTTTGCCCACTTGTGTTTTGAAcctgtaaggacgcgattcgtgacggaccgtaacagtgtcgggttcgcacgtgaaaaggcccctaacaatatcatttgtagagcgtaggtttgaaaggctaggcctcgttcgataggcggtgggtttttcgcggtgttcgtatgaacttaagctttcctacacccctggagtctttctcctggaggtgggctgggaggctctggtttctggccatttttcccaacctcccaatcggtgcaccttcctttttattatatagtccgtcttggctgatcctgaccctccacttgtaggtcaggcaggagcttgttCCTGTGTCCATCCCATCAActgtcccgtctaactttctattagttgcatggatcgacgtttgcaccgcccaaacgtcttttctcattaaccaactctgggtattggcaggtacatttactgaagggggtgggacgcactttccttggtccgagttcacaccctgcttccctatgggccccattccgttcacatccctttgagggggctgtttggggattgcctacaccaaggtgttggtcttcctattgaagctatggaatgccgaggacagggtaagttctcagccgttccccttgctacctcggccactgagcatttgtcttcggcaaggtacctcctcggcacgggccctgggcccagatagagtttagGCCGGACTGTAGagctctcggacccacaatagcccctcaaaatcctgctatccgtcccctcggacggataggagggttttgatgacatcatggatctgccaatgcctatcaatccttgtcatctagcGATTCCCGAGatttttcacctgcccaaggcacgttcctagagccgttggaaggcgaaacgtggcctcattaaatacgggcggcttggtgcttcccacgttcaacggtgtgatgggaatcgaacggtggtgatctcctggcctctttgggcgggaaaaAGGGGCGTGCtgtttaccctagaaagtataaaagattttttggagatggatccgtctctccagttctatacttaagagttttagtgcgtgtatccagggttcatccgaacttccgcccaaattcaagtctatctcaagcacatatagcccatccgaagcgtaattctctttttatgtaagttccctacctctaTTAACtcacgttttttcttttctggatttatttctctttagctccctttcttttccgtcgcgggttaggtttgttttagtaaatggCGAAAGCGGCTAAActgagattgaggaagttggttgatactgaagaggcgatgaataagttcatcgttgattataggattccccctaACGTAAGGCTGGaacactgtaagatgggggaatggcacattaagaggggaacgggcgcggttgtaattcccgtcctcgcctttgtagagggaggtatgagaatccccatgggacCAGTGacaaggggttacctcaggcatttccgtttagcccctacccagtgcgccggcaatgttcttaggattttgggttgtgtggacgctttaaacgagaagatgggtttaagactgacccaccatgatgtaaactggtgctataacctccaaaaattgaaaggaaaaacctactacatgaggtcgagggaTGATAGGattcggttgatccagtgcctccctgattccaacaagggactgaacaaggattttcttatcgtctctggggagtggcatgatggcgatccatgccccgtagtagaaggagaaccaggtggggtattagGAATGGAAGAGGGATAACCCTTTAAACCATTCTAAACTTACTTCCTTCGATGACTAACtatgcatatatgtttgttgtttttgtagatGAACGCGCCTATAAacggcattttcatttagtcaatcgggcagatttggagaccgttttacaagcagcagtttttgtgaatgacagtgatggccaagttcgtgcagctcacaaaatactagggtaccctccggTTCAGAAGTCGTTCGGGGACGcgaagcacgtgatcagtgcccgccgtccttggcttccaaagaTTACAGTGGTAGAGAAGGGGTTCTTGATCTCgcaggagccagctgtccccaaGAACATCCCCCTGGTGGGCCCCTCTTCATCCCATCAAGCAGCAGAGGACGAGGGTAAGCCAGATCAGCCGGAGGAAGGGTTTGGGGTATTCGACTTAATCTACCAATCCGAGGACCCTCCGggtgacctaggtgacccagccttgttcGAGGCGGAATTATCAttaataggcacctcttctcaagccgagatgggagtcaaaagaatacctttaaccccccttctccaactcctcgaggaccaaccagggaaggatacccaggaggcaccacaacccaatgctcctcctccaccagCTCGGCCCCTTACAATTcaaaccaggtcatcctccaccaagtcccaACCACAGTCCACCCGTTACGAACCTCCCAcctcctcccaaccagctcggtcTCCTCGACCCGAAGGTgctgattccaagagaaagaggagccccaagggcaaggacatcgtggacgagggaaaatcccaacctcctaaggagaaggatgagactccgCCCACAAAACAACCGAAGATCGGACCCCAAGGCAGAGGCAAAGGACCCGCAGTTCAAACCTCTCAAGGcaaaggaaaaggaattgattcccaATCCTCTCCGAGCGCCtagcttcctgccccaatgcttcacgggggtccattactggaaattgcctctctgagggaccttggagacggcgagggtggATACGTGGCagatgcattagggagaaccatgctacttccTAATGACATGGAAGAGCTGAAGcgaatgaggatgcaggaggtttttctcagtactaagagatacttgggcatggtaagatttcttgaaacctaacactTTACTAATTCTTGTCACCAGTTTGTCACTCACTACacgttcatctttcttgacaggctctccaggcaacctataggatggaggaagaagtgcatGACATGAGTAAGGtggccgagaacgaacgcaagagGCGCATAACGGCCTCAAAGACTCTCGAAGCTACTGAAAAGGAACTTGCCCAAGTCAAGGATGACTTAACAATGACCACTCGCGAGAGGaataacgtctcggcgggccttgctagtgcccaaaaacaggccaaggaccaaaccaagcgcgcaattgaagccgaggaccagctgCAAATAGCCAGAACTctgatcgaggatttaaataagcAGTTGGCCACGGCTCTGCATGAGaaaggagtggcagaatatgcccgtgatgaagccgtaagggcaaagcaggaggccgagtttgccaggaatgaggcgGAAGCTGCCAAGAATACGGCTGAGGACGATAGTTACAACATGGGAGTAGCTGAGACCCAGGCCATCCTTAAGGCGCAGATCCCTGGTGTgtgtaggttttattgctcccaggtttgggaggaagcattgaagcgagctggggtggatgccTCATCCGATTTGTGGAGggcggagagcatattctaCCCGGCAGCCATCCGCGAGGCCACTTCGACTAGCCCCGCGGCTACTCGTGATCAGCCCGAGGAAGAGATCACCCCGTTGGAAGACTCGCAGGCCAGCGGTTCTTctagcaaggcgcccaaagaaggagaacttcaggatgtgacAGTGATATCCCAGCGCATGAGTTctgaggcacctaaagaggttGCCGAGCCCGTGGCTGGCATTCAGGTGCCTAATACAGAGGAACCCATCATACTTGCAGAGCCGTCGCAGGCCACTTCCCTTGCTGTGGTTCCCCAGAGTACCAGTGCTGGTCCTGTTCAGCCTTCCGCGGAAGGGACCATCCTTCCAGGCACCGAAACTGAATCTGCTCCCATTTCCCAAAATGTTACcgacaaaaaagcagaaaagtagaaACCCTCGTTGGGCTTTTTTGTATTCGTTTCTATttgaacgattaacttgtttcttttcctttcacaaacttcctaatttattgatggtttacaagcatttgaacatgtatatatgaaatcttgctttttctttttccttctgattACATCGTTAACCGCCCTAATAGACGCGCACTATTTGCTTATGAACTCTGCGCTGATTTATTTTAACATGTACAAATAGCTATGCATGTAATACATTCATCACCATGTTCCCCGAACCCTAATTTGCTTGCGCCCACAAAGGCCTTAGATTTATTCCTAACCTTTGTCTTACGAAGATATAAGCACCATTTTTAACGTTACGCATAATAGTTAAAACTCGCTTAGTGCctggttttcctcatccaagtagtggtttccccgtaggcttgagtccgaggaccatacaatgccttggttctgtccaaaacctagttttcattacatccaggtagttggtttcccctgaggcttgagtccgaggaccatgcaatgccttggttctgtccaaaacctagttttccacatccaggtagttggttttcccctgaggcttgggtccgaggaccatgcaatgccttggttctgtccaaaacctagttttccacatccaggtagttggtttccccgtaggcttgagtccgaggaccatacaatgccttggttctgtccaaaacctagttttcacatccaggtagttggtttcccctgaggcttgagtccggtggaccatgcaatgcctggttctgtccaaaaacctagttttccacatccaggtagttggtttcccctgaggcttgggtccgaggaccatgcaatgccttggttctgtccaaaaacctagttttccacatccaggtagttggtttccccgaggcttgagtccgaggaccatgcaatgccttggttctgtccaaaacctagttttccacatccaggtagttggtttcccctgaggcttgggtccgaggaccatgcaatgccttggttctgtccaaaacctagttttctctttgtgtgggatcttggctttaggggagttagctcctcggccaagcccctagagtttatccatacggttaacgttaccaggtgcctagtttactctttacaggggaccttggctttaagggagttagttCCTCAAcccagcccctagtcaagaaacatagtccctaacagaactttatactagaactctataatcgacggttagatataacgaagaaactctatcgacccacttcctataccaacacacaagccttccccacagacggcgccaattgtaaggacgcgattcgtgacggaccgtaacagtgtcgggttcgcacgtgaaaaggcccctaacaatatcatttgtagagcgtgggtttgaaaggctaggccttgttcgataggcggtgggtttttcgcggtgttcgtatgaacttaagctttcctacacccctggagtctttctcctagaggtgggctgggaggctctggtttctggccatttttcccaaccccccaatcggtgcaccttcctttttattatatagtccgtcttggctgatcctgaccctccacttgtaggtcaggcaggagcttgttCCTGTGTCCATCCCATCAActgtcccgtctaactttctattagttgcatggatcgacgtttgcaccgcccaaacgtcttttctcattaaccaactctgggtattggcaggtacatttactgaagggggtgggacgcactttccttggtccgagttcacaccctgcttccctatgggccccattccgttcacatccctttgagggggctgtttggggattgcctacaccaaggtgttggtcttcctgttgaagctatggaatgccgaggacagggtaagttctcagccgttccccttgctacctcggccactgagcatttgtcttcggcaaggtacctcctcggcacgggccctgggcccagatagagtttgggccggactgcagaGCTCTCGGACTCACAGAACCCATACCACATGATATTAAACTAATATTTGGGCTTATATGTACTTTTAAGTTAtacctttaaaaattttaataatttatatggGATTTTTATCggtaatatataaatatatatatatatagcggTAATTCTGAAACGGTACCCAAAAGTATGCTAAAATAGATTGATACCAAAACATTCCGTTCCAATAGACAAACCGAAATGGTATTCATAACTTTGGAATGAGGTCAAACATGGGCTGAAAGCtaacagtgaaaaaaaaaatccaaaacttaaGGGATTCACATCCTAAATTTGAGGGATTTCCTCTTTTTCTATGGAGAAGGCTGAGGTTAATTATAGAGACACAAAAACCCTAGAATGTTTTTcaatcttattatttatttcatttagaCGTTTAGCATTGtttttatggatttattttgCATAACTATGTGTGGCTAAATCTTTAAATAAGGTTAAAGATGAAACCTATTTttatcaccccccccccccttgacTTTTCAAAAATGCTCCCtctatttttggtaaaaataaaagtgtATTTAATGTATAATGTATACTGTGGGGGCCAGTTAGTCAGGATGTATTATTAAGGCTATACGGATTGGGCCgtaggcccaatccgaggacatcAACTAATCTGAGAATGACCAAATGAGGTTATAATGGAAAtggtataaagagaaaaataaaaatagtacgAGATAAGTTCAACACACGTTCGAGGAGAAAAGCCATATCGAGAATAAGGATCTGAGGTCAGTAAGAGTGTCATATCACCCTAAACCTTCTTCAAAGTTACATCACAACTAGGAGTTGGACGTTGGACAAAGGGTAAGTAGAGagaggcaacaaatatcttcaaaaactactacctccacattaaatgcctcccaactaactttctggccgcattaatgtggaggtgatacctgaacagttaCCAAACAACCTTATAGCTACTATTTGATGGTTCTGGAAGGTGTTAGATGGGATAAGAAAGAGCTCCTagaatccaacctacacgtgtatggtagggatAACACCAAGATTGTAATATATAGCCGGAAAAGGTGACCTAAAAGGGGGATTGAGGAAAACTCAGAAAAAATCTAGGCAATAACATTGTGAATTTTGTAACTGTGTTCATGAACAAGATATTATAAGATACGTTTCTCAGTCTACGCCGATGACAGATTTTCTTACTTTACTTATGCTTAACAATCTTAATTCAATAACTTTGATGGTCCATCTTTTAGAgtagaactagttctttcacccacgctctataaaattgtttgggcttgttgggcttaaacccaatcctatactgagtcaaatccaaattttgtccttacaTATACcatacataatttaattatattttatttttattaaattgatttgtatatttttatacatgtcaagacttacttttttttttttttttgagaagaagtaAAGACTTAGTTGATATAAATATTCTTGTCAtgtaagaaaatattatatgttaaatcaaaattacaaacattCCATGtgtaaacaataaataaatattatatatatatatatctgtgtgtgtATTATTCTTtggatttaattatatatatatatatatatattttttagcttgGCCTCACTTGAAGAAAATTTCTTAGTCCACCATTGAATGTGTTCTTAGGATTATCTATATGTTTTCTATAGACTAATGATTGAGTTCGAAACtgattttactatataaaattattgtacATTGACAAGTTtttaagatttgatttttagatatATTGAATGCTTTGAGAATATATTTAATTCTTAATCTCCCATTTAACATACCAATTGAATTATTTGCTCGATCACTCACATTTAATCTACTCTACATtctttttgagtgttttattgttttatcttCTAATTAGGTGAGTTGACTCTCTAcccttaattaaattaaatataatctAAGTTCATATGATAAAATACTAGGTGAATATTTGAATCTCTAGTGTTTTTTATCCATTCATTTCTCtcaaatttattatgttattttcaattaataattattttgctCTATCTTTGagtgaaaaaacaaacaaataactactttttactttcttttttttgaaactaactACTTTTTACTTAATAATAGAGGTTTTTACATCAGTCATTCCCTATGATCAACCTCAAACTCACCGAGATATATATCTCGGTTTTGGGTTTGTATTATTCTAACCACAACACTCATCCACAAAAGCCTTAAGATTGCTATAGGAAGAACCACCTTGGTTGACAGCCTCCCTAGATAACTCCTTCCATTTCATGGCATTCCTtctaatttctttctctctctcttcatctcccACGACCAATTCCAAGCACCTCTTAATTTCATCACCTACTACAATCCCATCATTATTTGCTGTCACCTTCACACCTGTCTTCAACACATCTTCAATCAACTTTGCATTTGTCCCTTGATCTGACCATTGTGGAAACGCTACCATTGGCACCCCAGAAAACAAAGCCTCCAAAGTTGAATTCCATCCACAATGTGTCACAAAGCATCCCACTGAAGGGTGGGACAAAACATACACTTGGGAACACCATGGTACTATCATACCTTTTTCTTCCAATTCCTTTCTGCAACTCAacttctcttcttctccattttccTTAGCTCTTATGACCCACAAGAAGGGCCGCCCACAATCTAACAATCCGCGTGCAATTTGCTCCATTTGTTGCTCCATTAACACTGATATACTCCCAAATGAAACATAAATCACCGATGATTCAGGCTTAGAGTTGAGCCATTCCATATAATCCTTGGAGCCATTCGATGGATCTCTTTCATCCAAATAAGCAGATGGAATTAGAGGACCAACTGCAACCAAATTAAGTTTTTCGATCGCTTTTAAGGCCTCAATCTCTAGTGCATCAAATGTATTCACTAGAACTCTTGGTTTGCTCAACTTTTCAAGGGCCTCAAGGTCGGCTTGAAATATTGGGAGAAGATAATCATAAGTGTTTGAAGCCAGCATGAAAGAGGGTAGTTCACGGCTATTGAGTAATGGCAGACCCGGTAACTGTATTGAATGCGATGGGTCATTGTTGCAGTTCCCAATAACATCAGCAAAACCattgtagtagtagtagtaaatGTCCAAAACCATGGCAGGCTGAATCCAAAAAAGAGTGGAAGGAAGGTGAAGCTCACGAGCCACTTCAGCAGCCCAAGGTATAAGCAAGGTGTAGACCAAGCAGGTGAAGGGACGTCCCTGGTTGGCGTTGGACACAATGAGTTCAGTTAGAGCTTTGGTGCCATTGCGCTTGAGTTGATCCAAGTACTCCTGCATCTTGTCCTCGAGTTTGAAACCGTCGTCGTAGCCATCGGAGAAGGTGGCAAACGACAAGCCGTCAGGAGGAGGGCTTTTGATCATGCGACGGTGGGCACTAATGGTGATGGCAAAGGTGACATGCactcttcttcctcctcctcctaaGTGAATAAGGCGGTTGGCGAATTGGAGGGCTGGGTTGATGTGGCCATGTGAGGGATATGTCACGAGAAGGAAGTGAGGCTGTTGCTGCTCCATGAAtgatttcctttctttttggaTTGGGAAATCAAATCAGACAGTGGGTGTGACTGTGAATATATTCTATTATGCTAATAAGCAAAAAGGGATGCGAGGATGAGAAATTGAATGGCCCTAATGCTTATATagtgttcatcaaaaaaaaaaaaaaatgcttataaAGTGAGTGGATTGGGCAGGAGTATTATTAACGACGTTAGCGATGACGATTTGGAGATGGTGGGGCTCTGTgatttgcttttttttgtttttggtttcaTTAATCTGGTTGGTCTGACAGAATATTGTGTGACGTGTGGTTATCATGCATGCAGGTATATGATTAGACTAGTCATCATCAGTGGCGATGCCACGTTGGGTTCAGGATGTACCCAAGAATACCCTaaccggaaaaaaaaaaattataataatatataataatttaaattttttaatttgtttatccataaaaataaaataaaataaaatagaaacaCTCTCAAGCAAAATCAAGAACACCTTCAaaatttttatgtcaaacaaattttgaactaaaatctaaaaaaaaaaaatttgtaacagagagtctgaaaaaaaattaaaaaaaaaaattggttacaGAACaagcccccccccccaaaaaagcccaacatcaatcctaaacaaAACCAACCTCAACcagatttttaaa contains:
- the LOC115995267 gene encoding crocetin glucosyltransferase, chloroplastic-like, translated to MEQQQPHFLLVTYPSHGHINPALQFANRLIHLGGGGRRVHVTFAITISAHRRMIKSPPPDGLSFATFSDGYDDGFKLEDKMQEYLDQLKRNGTKALTELIVSNANQGRPFTCLVYTLLIPWAAEVARELHLPSTLFWIQPAMVLDIYYYYYNGFADVIGNCNNDPSHSIQLPGLPLLNSRELPSFMLASNTYDYLLPIFQADLEALEKLSKPRVLVNTFDALEIEALKAIEKLNLVAVGPLIPSAYLDERDPSNGSKDYMEWLNSKPESSVIYVSFGSISVLMEQQMEQIARGLLDCGRPFLWVIRAKENGEEEKLSCRKELEEKGMIVPWCSQVYVLSHPSVGCFVTHCGWNSTLEALFSGVPMVAFPQWSDQGTNAKLIEDVLKTGVKVTANNDGIVVGDEIKRCLELVVGDEEREKEIRRNAMKWKELSREAVNQGGSSYSNLKAFVDECCG